A portion of the uncultured Draconibacterium sp. genome contains these proteins:
- a CDS encoding sulfatase-like hydrolase/transferase: MGNKIYYIIAAFGFLFVQCNNPKNSESEGSKPPNIILIVTDDQGYADLSAYDHVSANCATPNMDRIALSGVLFDQCYVSGPVCSPSRAAIYTGKYQERWDPNMGWGPGLPTNVPTLAEMLKDNGYTTGRVGKSDYGTNYHNPHAHEFPVHHGYESFIGFSAHAHDFFHLDEEIEMATPDPYGESASLGRLWRDTTKVGFDDTYSTNLFTDEAIQFIEKNKEGPFFLDLAYNAVHELIHQVPDEYREKWDAPKIPNYDPSMGTYNDYYYKYTKVGDISDEGKRKLYLANLNCLDDNIGRLLDELEQQGLMENTLVILISDNGGEPLTGANNLPLCGSKYTMHEGGIRVPFIVSWPKSVPQGKLYRHRVSAFDIVPTCLQAAGIVSNELAAFDGSSLIYPILNDEPSVKAEEPLCFKFGKQWAIIDQDWKLVYAEDYNPDWRPITSQIMLGANSGQLALYNLNEDIGERNNLIGVEVEKAKELQQKFDSWLRQMKVDQHQYTFWHSKNEVVAKQ, translated from the coding sequence ATGGGAAACAAAATTTATTACATAATCGCTGCATTTGGATTTTTGTTTGTTCAATGCAACAATCCTAAGAACTCTGAATCCGAAGGAAGCAAGCCACCCAATATTATTCTGATCGTGACCGACGATCAGGGATATGCCGATTTAAGTGCTTACGATCATGTTTCGGCCAATTGTGCAACGCCAAACATGGATCGCATTGCGCTAAGCGGTGTTTTGTTCGATCAGTGTTACGTGTCGGGGCCGGTTTGTAGTCCTTCCAGGGCTGCCATTTACACCGGAAAATACCAGGAACGCTGGGATCCGAATATGGGCTGGGGACCAGGCTTACCTACAAATGTACCTACCTTAGCTGAAATGCTTAAAGATAATGGTTACACTACAGGCCGGGTTGGAAAAAGTGATTACGGAACAAATTACCACAATCCACACGCCCACGAGTTTCCGGTGCATCACGGCTACGAAAGTTTTATCGGCTTTAGTGCACATGCACACGATTTCTTTCATTTAGATGAGGAAATTGAAATGGCGACACCTGATCCTTACGGCGAAAGTGCATCGTTGGGAAGATTGTGGCGCGATACCACCAAGGTTGGTTTTGATGATACTTACTCAACCAATCTTTTTACTGACGAAGCAATTCAATTTATTGAAAAAAATAAAGAAGGCCCGTTCTTTTTAGATTTGGCCTACAATGCTGTGCACGAGTTAATTCACCAGGTGCCGGATGAGTACCGCGAAAAATGGGATGCACCAAAAATTCCAAACTACGATCCATCAATGGGTACTTATAACGACTATTATTACAAATACACTAAAGTCGGTGATATTTCTGATGAAGGAAAACGCAAATTGTACCTGGCCAACCTGAATTGCCTCGACGATAATATTGGACGATTATTGGATGAACTTGAGCAACAGGGGTTGATGGAAAATACCTTGGTAATTCTGATCTCAGATAATGGAGGAGAGCCTTTAACCGGAGCGAATAATCTTCCGTTATGCGGATCGAAATACACCATGCACGAAGGAGGAATTCGGGTGCCTTTTATTGTTTCATGGCCAAAATCTGTGCCACAGGGAAAATTATATCGGCATCGGGTGAGTGCATTTGATATTGTTCCAACATGTTTACAGGCAGCTGGTATTGTATCAAACGAATTAGCTGCTTTTGATGGGAGCAGCCTGATTTACCCAATTTTGAATGATGAGCCATCAGTAAAAGCTGAAGAACCCCTTTGTTTTAAATTTGGCAAGCAGTGGGCAATTATCGATCAGGACTGGAAACTGGTTTATGCAGAAGATTATAACCCGGATTGGAGACCTATTACATCACAAATAATGTTGGGAGCAAACAGTGGCCAACTGGCGCTATACAATTTAAATGAAGATATTGGCGAACGAAATAATTTGATTGGGGTTGAAGTGGAAAAGGCAAAGGAACTTCAGCAAAAGTTTGATAGTTGGTTAAGGCAAATGAAAGTTGATCAACATCAGTATACATTTTGGCATTCGAAAAATGAAGTTGTAGCAAAACAGTAG
- a CDS encoding sulfatase, which yields MIRTLAIISIFLFCFLSITAAGEEKLNGAEQQTGKPNFILIVADDLGFADVGFNGSTQIETPNIDHLASSGVRFSQGYVSSAVCSPSRAGLLTGRNQVEFGHDNNLSNVQPGFDGAFNGLPLTEKTIADRLKSLGYVTGLIGKWHLGDLPQFHPLKRGFDEFWGYTGGGHDYFNVESNSKGYLSPIECNYKTPQKLTYITDDKGDECIDFITRHKSEPFFLFASFNAPHAPMQATNDDLQLFEHVKNEKRRKYCAMVHRLDINIGRIMGTLEEQGLSEKTLVVFMSDNGGPCDQNASLNAPLNGQKGILLEGGIHVPFVMNWPGMLTEGMVYNEMVSSLDIAPTFYELAGGKRSAEDKFTGVNLLPYLNGSSVTAPHNELLWRFTISKAIRKGDWKLISIPDRIPMLYNLATDISEQNNVALDHIDVTGELLQELGNWDVSLPHPLFLEGARWKRVQLDLYDRKYQLSQPVQ from the coding sequence ATGATTAGAACGTTGGCAATAATTAGCATTTTTCTATTCTGCTTTTTATCAATAACTGCTGCAGGTGAAGAAAAATTAAATGGTGCTGAGCAGCAAACTGGGAAGCCTAATTTTATATTAATTGTTGCCGACGATCTTGGCTTTGCCGATGTCGGCTTTAACGGAAGTACGCAAATAGAAACCCCAAATATTGATCACCTGGCTAGTTCAGGTGTTCGTTTTTCACAGGGCTACGTATCATCTGCGGTATGCAGCCCTTCGCGGGCAGGGTTACTTACCGGAAGAAATCAGGTTGAGTTTGGGCACGATAATAACCTTTCGAATGTGCAGCCCGGTTTCGACGGTGCGTTTAATGGCCTGCCTCTAACGGAGAAAACCATAGCTGATCGCCTAAAATCGCTGGGCTATGTAACAGGATTAATTGGTAAGTGGCATTTGGGCGACCTTCCTCAATTTCATCCTTTAAAAAGGGGATTCGACGAGTTTTGGGGTTATACAGGAGGAGGTCATGATTACTTTAATGTTGAATCAAATAGTAAAGGTTATTTGAGCCCCATTGAGTGTAATTATAAAACACCGCAAAAACTCACTTATATTACCGATGATAAGGGCGATGAATGCATCGACTTTATAACAAGGCATAAGAGTGAACCGTTTTTCTTGTTTGCATCATTCAATGCACCACATGCACCCATGCAAGCTACTAACGATGATCTTCAGTTGTTTGAACACGTAAAGAATGAGAAACGCAGGAAGTACTGTGCCATGGTTCATCGTTTGGATATTAATATTGGCCGGATAATGGGAACTCTTGAAGAACAAGGGTTATCTGAGAAAACGCTGGTGGTCTTTATGAGCGATAATGGCGGTCCGTGTGACCAAAACGCCTCCTTAAATGCTCCGTTAAACGGACAAAAAGGAATATTGCTGGAAGGAGGAATACACGTGCCCTTTGTTATGAACTGGCCGGGCATGTTAACAGAAGGAATGGTGTACAACGAAATGGTAAGTTCGTTAGATATTGCACCCACTTTTTATGAACTTGCAGGTGGCAAAAGAAGTGCTGAAGATAAATTTACAGGAGTGAACTTACTCCCATACCTTAATGGTAGCTCAGTAACTGCTCCCCATAACGAATTGTTGTGGCGATTTACAATAAGCAAAGCAATTCGAAAAGGGGACTGGAAATTGATAAGTATTCCCGACAGAATTCCTATGTTGTATAATTTAGCTACAGATATTTCGGAACAAAATAATGTTGCTTTAGATCACATTGATGTTACAGGTGAACTCTTGCAGGAATTGGGTAATTGGGATGTAAGCTTGCCTCATCCACTGTTTTTGGAAGGAGCGCGGTGGAAAAGAGTACAATTGGATTTGTATGACCGAAAGTATCAATTAAGTCAACCTGTTCAATAA
- a CDS encoding discoidin domain-containing protein, with the protein MMKKKALIFICISVIAFWGVNFFQIQSEQQEEGIEKIENEGEESNEERPEVILSEQEKSVNKARIERYFSSPALKSASGVSSYANGIIEGSWEQMRFLSEGKTGYGFRVDGSVYDQEHDVIYAISYAGHIWKINREGDDYTKTSWELMNHKGNFLESYIDGLNKSDGSFRMVRSSGNGMQYSDDEGRTWSAAGGVTAAGESFEGAVVKKAGANRIFTLVKTSSNNLQTYISINDGTSYSALSINFNSSAYNVKMFKAANTESVFIAALSNSDSKLRIYECAPADSDFKLIHTSTTTFVGMNRIFGTYYNDKYHFYVAAQNTHIYYSADKGNSWQLKNSSNNSNGDTNPRTVHATKPNVIFQGYLDVNMSVNYGMSFSNFSHLLGWDVHHMKMYQKKDGSYFHFVGKDFGCYISDEPESSNTYLQLNNSAPTQMCYDADHAQNYYSSFTSTQDRGTVGFETYTNESYTTDVKTTDGLRVTLGNKEESVWTWMYYGSIFRQANFAVRSSGLAQINYTGNWWAAPMVTSPDKKEDAVYIAAGPRLTKLTYNPANNSIVQTNHYYDFGSKSGSEITGFGYSPLNSNRWYVSVKTGNFYYSLDGGQTFKESSYNGVFPRANDQGYNYHKNQHVIKGSNIDEKRVYYAGVGNLFMISDDGGETFTNHSNGLNVYRIRDFDYTPDEKFIFAACAYGGIWVYSVDDDQWFEMNDEAVPYVSFNDVEFIVRENTVNFATYGSGILKFKLEGMNPIVAYPDSLVASIDENSNVELNWKDNSNNEIAFIIQRSKAGGAFAQIGNVSAGQTSFTDNQITEADNYIYRVKAINANQSSAFSNYAAVTTEPEGTVSKENWTLVSVNSEVPNGYSATNAFDNIKSTMWHTDWNATPKPSHPHTLVIDLAKTYNLKGFSYLPRQDNNLNGTIKDYAFYVSTDNSTWTKAAEGTWAANFEEKVVEFSSAHNARYIKLIALSEVNGAVFASCAELSAFTQFIGLNVPETPQFVQGGRLSDLEVELIWLDVSNNEDGFVVQQLVDGAFQTIYTSGQNATSYKLQNTNTKDEYTFRLAAFNSDGTSEYSRLLTLYGSDTPVGIEDRMLAEKEITVYPNPFSNEIMIKTDGESSFSEWKIYDLSGRILKSGTFSNYSNLERINTSELNSGNYLLQLHGKQGVVSKTIIKNQ; encoded by the coding sequence ATGATGAAAAAAAAGGCACTAATATTCATATGCATAAGCGTAATTGCTTTTTGGGGAGTAAACTTTTTTCAAATACAATCGGAACAACAGGAGGAAGGCATTGAAAAGATTGAAAATGAAGGAGAAGAAAGCAATGAAGAACGTCCTGAAGTAATTCTTTCGGAACAGGAAAAATCGGTTAATAAAGCACGTATTGAACGATATTTTTCCAGTCCAGCCTTAAAAAGTGCCTCGGGAGTATCGTCGTATGCAAACGGAATAATAGAAGGCAGCTGGGAGCAAATGCGCTTCCTTTCAGAAGGAAAAACGGGTTACGGTTTTCGGGTCGACGGTTCGGTTTACGATCAGGAACACGATGTGATTTATGCCATATCCTATGCCGGTCACATTTGGAAGATAAATCGCGAAGGTGATGATTATACCAAAACCAGCTGGGAATTGATGAATCATAAAGGCAACTTTCTGGAATCATATATTGATGGATTAAATAAAAGCGACGGCTCGTTTCGCATGGTTCGGTCGTCCGGTAATGGAATGCAATACAGCGATGATGAAGGAAGAACCTGGTCGGCTGCCGGCGGAGTTACTGCAGCTGGTGAAAGCTTTGAAGGTGCTGTTGTAAAAAAGGCAGGTGCAAATCGTATTTTCACCCTGGTAAAAACAAGCTCAAATAATCTTCAAACTTACATTTCCATTAACGACGGTACTTCTTACAGTGCACTATCAATCAACTTTAATTCATCGGCATATAACGTAAAAATGTTTAAGGCTGCAAATACCGAGTCGGTATTTATCGCCGCCCTGTCGAATTCCGATTCCAAATTGAGAATTTACGAATGCGCACCAGCCGATTCCGACTTCAAATTAATTCATACTTCTACTACAACATTTGTTGGTATGAACAGAATATTTGGTACTTATTACAACGATAAATACCACTTTTATGTGGCTGCCCAAAATACACACATTTATTATTCTGCCGATAAGGGAAATAGCTGGCAACTTAAAAACAGTTCAAATAACAGTAATGGCGATACCAATCCGCGCACAGTGCATGCTACAAAACCCAATGTAATTTTTCAAGGGTATCTGGATGTGAATATGTCGGTTAACTACGGGATGTCTTTTTCAAATTTCTCGCACTTGTTGGGGTGGGATGTTCACCACATGAAAATGTACCAAAAAAAAGATGGCAGCTATTTCCATTTTGTAGGGAAGGACTTTGGTTGTTATATTTCCGATGAACCGGAATCTTCAAACACCTATTTACAGCTGAACAATTCTGCACCTACACAAATGTGTTACGATGCGGATCATGCACAAAACTACTACAGCTCTTTTACAAGTACTCAGGATCGGGGTACCGTAGGGTTCGAAACTTACACCAATGAATCGTACACTACCGATGTGAAAACAACGGATGGACTGAGGGTAACCTTAGGAAACAAAGAAGAATCGGTATGGACCTGGATGTATTACGGTTCTATTTTCCGGCAGGCAAACTTTGCCGTTAGAAGCTCGGGTCTTGCCCAAATAAATTATACCGGCAACTGGTGGGCGGCTCCAATGGTAACTTCGCCCGATAAAAAGGAAGATGCTGTTTATATAGCAGCCGGACCGCGTTTAACGAAACTCACGTATAATCCGGCGAACAATTCAATCGTTCAAACCAATCATTATTATGACTTTGGTAGCAAGAGCGGTTCTGAAATAACCGGTTTCGGTTACTCGCCGTTGAATTCAAACCGCTGGTATGTTTCGGTTAAAACGGGCAATTTCTATTATTCGCTTGATGGGGGACAAACATTTAAGGAATCATCATATAATGGCGTTTTCCCTCGTGCAAACGATCAGGGTTACAATTACCACAAGAATCAGCACGTAATTAAGGGGTCGAATATTGATGAAAAGCGAGTTTATTATGCCGGTGTTGGTAATCTGTTTATGATTAGCGACGACGGTGGAGAAACGTTCACTAACCACAGCAATGGCTTGAATGTTTACCGGATTCGTGATTTTGATTATACGCCAGATGAGAAATTTATTTTTGCAGCTTGTGCCTACGGAGGTATTTGGGTGTACTCGGTTGACGACGATCAATGGTTTGAAATGAATGATGAGGCCGTGCCTTATGTAAGCTTTAATGATGTCGAATTCATTGTACGGGAAAACACGGTAAATTTTGCTACCTACGGAAGTGGCATTCTGAAATTTAAACTGGAAGGAATGAATCCGATTGTAGCTTATCCGGATAGCTTAGTGGCAAGCATTGATGAAAATAGTAATGTGGAACTAAACTGGAAAGACAATTCCAATAACGAAATTGCATTTATTATTCAACGTTCGAAAGCGGGAGGTGCATTTGCTCAAATTGGCAATGTTTCAGCTGGACAAACTTCTTTTACCGATAATCAGATAACTGAAGCCGATAACTACATCTACAGGGTAAAAGCAATTAACGCCAATCAATCGTCGGCCTTTTCAAATTATGCGGCTGTAACCACTGAACCTGAGGGCACGGTTTCAAAAGAAAACTGGACGCTGGTAAGTGTAAATAGTGAAGTACCCAATGGATACAGTGCGACGAATGCTTTTGATAATATAAAGAGTACCATGTGGCATACCGACTGGAATGCCACGCCGAAACCATCGCATCCGCATACCTTGGTTATTGATTTGGCAAAAACGTATAACCTGAAAGGATTTAGCTATTTGCCGCGTCAGGACAACAATTTAAACGGAACCATTAAAGATTACGCGTTCTATGTTTCAACGGATAACTCAACCTGGACAAAAGCTGCTGAAGGAACATGGGCTGCAAATTTTGAAGAAAAAGTAGTCGAGTTTTCAAGTGCGCATAATGCCCGGTACATTAAGCTGATTGCTTTGTCGGAAGTGAACGGAGCAGTATTTGCTAGTTGTGCTGAACTTTCAGCATTCACACAATTCATAGGTTTAAATGTGCCTGAAACACCACAGTTTGTTCAGGGAGGAAGGTTAAGCGACTTGGAGGTTGAACTCATTTGGTTGGATGTGTCGAATAATGAAGATGGATTTGTAGTTCAGCAATTGGTCGATGGTGCCTTTCAAACCATTTATACCAGCGGACAAAATGCGACTTCATATAAGCTTCAAAATACCAATACTAAAGATGAATATACGTTCAGATTAGCTGCATTTAATTCAGATGGTACATCCGAATATTCAAGATTGTTAACCTTGTATGGTTCCGATACGCCGGTGGGAATTGAAGACAGAATGTTAGCGGAAAAGGAAATTACTGTTTATCCGAATCC
- a CDS encoding sulfatase, translated as MIKKLYHLILVSAIAGTLSCTTKPEDVKPNFLFIVADDFGYHDMSCMGSKFYETPNIDQIANEGMVFTDGYATCQVCSPSRASLISGKFPARHGITDWIGAPTGEDWGSRANTKLLPPDYEQVLAQKYVTLPEALKEAGYLTFFAGKWHIGEKGSWPEDHGFDINKGGWDVGSPKGGFYAPWNNPNLPSGPDGESLTMRLAQETADFIKANKDTSFLAYLSFYAVHAPIQTTEEKWAKFRDKADSMGIAESGFDMDSRLPIRTVQDNPIYAGLIETMDDAVGLVLTTLKELGLEENTVVIFTADNGGVASGDNYSTSNLPLKGGKGYQYEGGIREPYFVKVPGLTEGGKTNSTPVTGTDFYPTILQLAGAQLRPDEHADGVSLLPLLKGESIPERPLIWHYPHYGNQGGDPVSIIRLGDWKLIHYYETDTDELYNLRNDIEEQNDLSTENTDLTTKLHQQLFDYLIAVNARFPVENPNYDNEKAQNRLLRIEQERLPALERERLHFLSEDYDPKNNWWGSKVTED; from the coding sequence ATGATTAAAAAATTATATCATCTGATTCTTGTTTCGGCAATCGCCGGAACATTGTCGTGCACAACAAAACCAGAAGACGTTAAACCAAATTTTCTGTTTATTGTAGCCGACGATTTTGGTTACCACGACATGAGTTGTATGGGAAGCAAGTTCTACGAAACACCTAACATTGATCAAATAGCCAACGAAGGGATGGTGTTTACAGATGGTTATGCCACATGCCAGGTTTGTAGTCCATCGAGGGCAAGTTTAATAAGTGGTAAATTTCCGGCTCGACATGGAATTACAGACTGGATTGGAGCACCAACAGGTGAAGATTGGGGAAGTAGAGCCAATACGAAATTGTTACCGCCAGATTACGAGCAAGTTCTGGCCCAGAAATATGTGACCTTGCCTGAGGCTTTAAAGGAAGCCGGCTATCTGACTTTTTTTGCAGGGAAATGGCACATTGGCGAAAAAGGATCGTGGCCCGAAGATCATGGTTTTGATATTAATAAAGGGGGATGGGATGTGGGTAGTCCCAAAGGTGGTTTCTATGCACCCTGGAATAATCCCAATTTACCAAGTGGCCCCGATGGAGAGAGCCTTACCATGCGTTTGGCTCAGGAAACAGCTGATTTTATAAAAGCAAACAAAGACACTTCGTTTTTAGCCTATTTGTCGTTTTACGCGGTGCATGCACCCATTCAAACCACCGAAGAAAAATGGGCAAAATTCCGCGATAAAGCTGACTCCATGGGCATTGCAGAAAGTGGTTTTGACATGGACAGTCGTTTGCCTATCCGCACGGTTCAGGATAATCCCATTTATGCCGGTTTAATTGAAACCATGGACGACGCGGTTGGATTGGTTTTAACTACTTTAAAAGAATTGGGATTAGAAGAAAATACAGTCGTGATATTTACTGCCGATAACGGTGGTGTTGCTTCGGGAGATAATTACTCCACATCGAATCTGCCTTTAAAAGGTGGTAAAGGATACCAATACGAAGGTGGTATTCGCGAGCCCTATTTTGTAAAAGTACCCGGATTAACCGAAGGCGGTAAAACCAACAGCACACCCGTAACCGGGACCGACTTTTATCCAACTATTTTACAATTAGCAGGAGCGCAACTGCGTCCTGACGAGCATGCCGATGGTGTAAGTCTGTTACCGTTGCTTAAGGGCGAAAGTATTCCTGAAAGACCATTAATCTGGCATTATCCGCACTACGGAAATCAAGGTGGCGACCCGGTTTCAATTATCCGATTGGGCGATTGGAAACTGATTCATTATTACGAAACCGATACGGATGAATTATACAACCTAAGAAACGATATTGAAGAGCAAAATGACTTGTCAACTGAAAATACTGATTTGACAACTAAATTGCACCAACAACTTTTTGATTACCTGATAGCTGTTAATGCCAGATTTCCCGTTGAAAATCCCAACTACGACAATGAAAAAGCCCAGAACCGTTTGCTACGGATAGAACAGGAACGTCTTCCTGCTTTGGAGAGAGAACGACTGCATTTTTTGTCTGAAGATTACGACCCGAAGAATAACTGGTGGGGAAGTAAGGTAACTGAAGATTAA
- a CDS encoding GDSL-type esterase/lipase family protein, which yields MKLIAVIILFASFACVAQQKTESESDYIAELKQELTFKWPNNRTINVVFHGHSVPSGYFTGGVVNTLAAYPHLFLKFLKENYPKAVINCITTSIGGEEAEQGAKRFKDDVLCMKPDLLFIDYALNDRRIGVERAETAWRAMIEEALEADIKLVLLTPTPDLKEDILNENAPLVGHVRMIKKLGEEYQIPVVNVYAKFKKLKQEEGDISKYMAQNNHPNELGHQVVVKEIEKKLFSEL from the coding sequence ATGAAATTAATTGCAGTAATAATATTGTTTGCAAGTTTTGCTTGTGTGGCACAGCAAAAAACAGAATCTGAATCCGATTATATCGCGGAACTTAAGCAGGAGTTAACGTTTAAATGGCCAAATAATAGAACAATAAACGTCGTATTTCATGGGCATAGTGTCCCGTCAGGTTATTTTACAGGTGGTGTAGTAAATACACTGGCGGCTTATCCGCATTTGTTCCTGAAATTTTTAAAAGAGAATTATCCTAAAGCCGTAATTAATTGTATTACCACGTCAATTGGTGGAGAAGAGGCAGAACAGGGCGCCAAACGTTTTAAGGATGATGTGTTGTGCATGAAACCCGATTTGCTTTTTATCGACTATGCACTAAACGACAGAAGAATTGGAGTGGAGAGAGCAGAAACTGCATGGCGCGCGATGATTGAAGAAGCGCTTGAGGCCGATATAAAACTGGTATTGCTAACACCTACACCCGATTTAAAGGAAGATATTCTCAACGAAAATGCCCCTCTGGTTGGTCATGTCAGAATGATTAAAAAACTTGGTGAAGAGTATCAAATTCCTGTAGTCAATGTCTACGCTAAGTTTAAAAAGCTTAAGCAGGAGGAAGGAGATATCTCAAAATACATGGCTCAAAACAACCATCCCAATGAGCTGGGGCATCAGGTTGTTGTAAAGGAAATAGAGAAAAAACTTTTTAGTGAACTATAA
- a CDS encoding sulfatase, with protein sequence MNSIISKIYYLLKHKYLFCICAFFVVSFSAVGQQKPNILWLTIEDTSPQFIGCYGNSDARTPVIDKLADGGIRFTNAFSTGTVCSPSRSAIITGVHTFKMGTGNHRSNYRIPDFIKGFPYYLQQQGYYVTNSYKTDYNVANMKEFTAEAWNESSGKAGWWNRKPGQPFFAVFNFNDSHQSRTMSHSYEWYEQYVLGNLSKEEVIAEDAFEMPPFYNDTPEMRKHFARVYNSIKLTDKRIGELLEKLDKDNLRDSTIIFFYADHGEGIPRGKTNGINLGYRVPFVIWFPEMYKHLSPWGEAGVVTDELIDFKDLAPTLVSLAGGKVPEYMTGRVLLGENRSPEADHLILSADRADNGPDMVRTITDGRFVYSRNFMPFMPQMRYIRYLEIADITNEMRSDLKKGVLNDFQKSVFEDRPAEYLFDIENDIWERNNLVGNPEYKAVLEKMRKQLDDEIVAAKDAHFMPEYELVLISKNGNAYEFRLDENNYPFEDIYAAASLSGKRGADFAQKQIELLQSENNIIRYWAIVGLRSQYSEVLSKYKKEIVAAMDDQYLPVAVMASSIAYQFFDNEAAREILIAFSKSENMHIALLTVNELLYVKNKEPFIETIESVCEMPNRNFTVKGACLDLLGILKLVKNDYEHLNKLNSK encoded by the coding sequence ATGAATTCAATAATCTCAAAAATATATTATTTGCTGAAGCATAAATACCTGTTTTGTATTTGTGCTTTTTTCGTGGTTTCATTTAGCGCCGTTGGGCAACAAAAACCCAATATACTTTGGCTTACCATTGAAGATACATCGCCACAGTTTATTGGCTGTTATGGTAATTCAGATGCCCGAACGCCTGTTATAGATAAGCTGGCTGATGGAGGTATAAGGTTTACCAATGCCTTTTCAACCGGAACGGTATGTTCTCCCAGCCGCAGTGCAATAATCACGGGTGTACATACTTTTAAAATGGGCACAGGAAACCACAGAAGTAATTACCGGATTCCTGATTTTATTAAAGGCTTTCCCTACTATCTGCAACAGCAAGGTTATTATGTGACCAATAGTTACAAAACCGACTACAACGTGGCCAACATGAAAGAATTTACTGCGGAAGCCTGGAACGAAAGTTCGGGCAAAGCAGGCTGGTGGAATCGAAAACCCGGACAGCCGTTTTTTGCGGTGTTTAATTTCAACGACTCGCATCAGTCGCGTACCATGAGCCATTCTTATGAATGGTATGAGCAATATGTTTTGGGAAATCTATCGAAAGAAGAGGTAATTGCCGAAGATGCTTTTGAAATGCCACCGTTTTATAACGATACGCCGGAGATGCGAAAACATTTTGCCCGTGTTTATAACTCCATAAAATTAACCGATAAACGTATTGGCGAGTTGCTGGAAAAACTGGACAAGGATAATTTACGCGACAGTACCATTATTTTCTTCTACGCCGATCATGGCGAAGGAATACCACGTGGAAAAACCAACGGCATAAACCTGGGCTACCGTGTACCTTTTGTTATTTGGTTCCCCGAAATGTACAAACACCTTTCTCCATGGGGAGAGGCCGGGGTTGTTACCGACGAGCTGATTGATTTTAAAGATCTGGCGCCAACATTGGTAAGCTTAGCCGGCGGCAAAGTGCCGGAATACATGACCGGGCGCGTTCTATTGGGAGAAAATCGTAGCCCTGAAGCTGATCACCTGATTCTGTCGGCCGATCGTGCCGACAATGGCCCGGATATGGTGCGTACCATTACTGATGGCCGGTTTGTGTATTCCAGAAACTTTATGCCTTTTATGCCGCAAATGCGTTATATCCGCTATCTGGAAATTGCCGATATCACAAACGAAATGCGTAGCGATTTGAAAAAAGGCGTACTCAATGACTTTCAGAAAAGCGTATTTGAAGATCGTCCGGCGGAATACCTTTTTGATATTGAAAATGACATTTGGGAACGCAACAATCTTGTTGGAAATCCTGAATATAAAGCGGTTCTTGAAAAAATGCGCAAGCAGTTGGATGATGAGATTGTGGCAGCGAAAGACGCACATTTTATGCCGGAATATGAGTTGGTGCTGATTTCGAAAAACGGAAATGCCTATGAATTCCGGTTGGATGAGAATAACTATCCTTTCGAAGACATTTATGCCGCAGCGTCATTGTCAGGAAAGCGAGGAGCAGATTTTGCGCAAAAGCAAATAGAACTGTTACAAAGCGAAAATAATATTATTCGCTACTGGGCAATTGTGGGTTTGCGTTCGCAATACAGTGAAGTGCTTTCAAAATACAAAAAGGAAATTGTGGCAGCCATGGATGACCAGTATCTACCGGTTGCTGTTATGGCATCATCCATTGCCTACCAATTTTTTGATAACGAAGCGGCTCGTGAAATTTTAATTGCGTTTAGCAAAAGCGAGAATATGCATATTGCACTTCTTACTGTAAACGAATTACTTTATGTAAAAAACAAAGAGCCGTTTATTGAAACAATTGAAAGCGTTTGTGAAATGCCAAACAGAAATTTCACTGTAAAGGGAGCTTGTCTCGACCTTCTTGGAATTTTAAAATTAGTAAAAAACGATTATGAACATCTTAATAAACTGAATTCCAAATAG